A single window of Ischnura elegans chromosome 8, ioIscEleg1.1, whole genome shotgun sequence DNA harbors:
- the LOC124164458 gene encoding uncharacterized protein LOC124164458 encodes MERLLKRLETNFSGSVLGNSLEERLDYEYTAHLEHRNEGFGRETAKYNAKGDLIKAKGRREETNYTDTRIEVVSSQLSPPKNPDTPCRSFVPVKRKADSWDEENGYKNGNLNAKRFHGEGDDVFPVNVVNERFYFGNYLVLPSERKGIKRKNEIDGDCLPFHGNDIVIDAHHFLPNQVHDFDNSEMLPKKKKLCINTQMGCNDTFGRGEGDLSKPMYIPVERADAHNNSFTLAEDETKEIDSAMDCDSPHLDTEGDAMNGPRNGMDRENPYHHIDGDVKNEKHFPSKQPSAFRHPYEPAEQMEFCTNGMDAINASFQDEYDFGYLCQREPTEEWEEREGAMPSDRFAADPAAPTYLRSAIYQRHSSENTKSMDYGNACEDGERRHHSHSIVVHPWWNETSTNAKQDNWEECW; translated from the exons ATGGAACGGTTATTAAAGAGACTTGAAACGAATTTCTCTGGAAGTGTGCTAggcaacagcctggaggagaggctggattatGAATATACTGCCCACCTGGAGCACAGAAACGAGGGATTTGGTCGCGAAACTGCAAAATACAATGCAAAAGGTGATTTGATAAAGGCAAAAGGCAGACGTGAGGAAACAAATTACACTGATACTCGTATTGAGGTGGTAAGTTCTCAGCTTTCCCCACCAAAAAATCCTGACACTCCATGTCGTTCTTTCGTGCCAGTTAAACGGAAGGCAGACAGCTGGGATGAAGAAAACGGCTACAAAAATGGGAACCTCAACGCCAAACGCTTCCATGGAGAAGGAGATGATGTATTTCCTGTCAACGTCGTAAATGAACGCTTTTATTTCGGCAATTATCTAGTTCTTCCATCAGAGAGAAAAGGaatcaaaaggaaaaatgaaattgatggtgATTGTCTTCCTTTTCATGGGAACGATATCGTTATTGATGCACATCACTTCTTACCAAACCAAGTTCATGATTTTGATAATTCCGAAATGCTgcctaagaagaaaaaattgtgcattaacACACAAATGGGATGCAATGACACTTTCGGCCGTGGTGAAGGTGATTTATCAAAACCAATGTATATCCCAGTAGAACGTGCTGATGCCCACAATAATTCATTTACGTTGGCTGAAGACGAGACAAAGGAAATAGATAGTGCAATGGACTGCGATAGCCCTCACCTTGACACCGAAGGTGACGCTATGAATGGACCGCGCAATGgaatggaccgcgagaacccATACCATCATATCGATGGTGatgttaaaaacgaaaaacaCTTTCCCTCAAAACAACCAAGTGCATTCCGgcatccttatgagccagctgagcagatggAATTTTGTACCAATGGAATGGACGCGATAAATGCTAGCTTCCAAGATGAATATGACTTTGGGTATTTATGCCAACGTGAGCCCACAGAAGAATGGGAAGAACGGGAAGGTGCGATGCCTAGTGACAGGTTTGCTGCTGATCCAGCAGCACCGACCTATCTGCGATCCGCTATTTACCAAAGACATTCAtccgaaaat acGAAAAGCATGGATTACGGTAATGCATGTGAAGATGGAGAAAGAAGACATCATTCCCACAGCATTGTCGTTCATCCATGGTGGAATGAGACCAGTACCAATGCAAAACAGGATAACTGGGAGGAATGCTGGTGA